DNA sequence from the Rattus rattus isolate New Zealand chromosome 2, Rrattus_CSIRO_v1, whole genome shotgun sequence genome:
CCTCCAGTCCCAGGCACTGTACCTGAGTCGGCTGCAATGGTTCTGTCTGGGCGGCCGTTTCCTGCGCAGCCTCCTCAGCGCCTCAGCTACTCTGTGGTCCCCTGCACATTCCCAGATGATCTGGGCCCGCTCCTCAGCCAGCTGGTCCCCGCTGCGCTGGAACAGGCCCTGGATCTGCACCAGCTCAGCATCCTGGAAGATGTTGGCAGAGGCCTGCTTGCGGCCCCGGCCCCGGGGCTGAGCTGTTGAAACCTGCCACAGGGGTGGCTCGCTCACCACAGAGGCTGGAGTTCCCATCACAGGTGCTCTGCAATGAAAGGCAGACATGAGCACTCCCACAGCCGTCCTTCAGAGGCACTGTCAACCAGAAGCTGGCCATGTATTGGACAAGAGCGAGTTAAAAtacattcacagaaaaacacgtaCATATTTACTAAAAATTGGCAGAGTGTGGAATGGGGGCTGAGAATATAGCTCATTTATTTCAGAGTGTTTGCATAGCATGCATGAAGCACTCCCCAGTACCACATCAACTAAGTATGGTGGTAGAGGTCtaatttgggaggtggagacaggaggattaaaaTACAAAGTCAGGATGggagaagttaagagcactggcagctcttgcAGAGGCTGGAGCTCAGTTCCTGGCGTCCACAGgtctgctcacaaccatctgtaattccaattccagggaacctgatgtcctctggcttctgcaggccccaggcatgtacacatacatgcagtgaCTCAAACac
Encoded proteins:
- the Avpi1 gene encoding arginine vasopressin-induced protein 1, which produces MTEDWLWKGLGALSLRNCGCDPGGPARLPAAFRPPRAAKTTRAPVMGTPASVVSEPPLWQVSTAQPRGRGRKQASANIFQDAELVQIQGLFQRSGDQLAEERAQIIWECAGDHRVAEALRRLRRKRPPRQNHCSRLRVPEPGSTAADPQASTTDTASSEQFGNSRRTSARVHRNWNKPGPTGYLHQIRH